Proteins from a single region of Streptomyces spinoverrucosus:
- a CDS encoding FtsK/SpoIIIE family DNA translocase, whose product MASRPSAAKKQPAKKAAASAKAPTKKAAAKKAPAKKAPAKRAPAKKAAPKPAPSPTGGIYRLVRAIWLGLAHAVGAVFRGIGQGAKNLDPAHRKDGIALLLLALALIVAAGTWSNLRGPVGDLVEILVTGAFGRLDLLVPILLAVIAVRFIRHPEQPEANGRIVIGLSALLIGVLGQVHIACGSPARSAGMQAIRDAGGLIGWGAATPLTYALGEMLAVPLLVLLTIFGLLVVTATPVNAIPQRLRLLGVKLGIVRDAEEYEDELSEDDERYDEQWREALPARPRRRGQAPQAYDPDSAEQEALSRRRGRPGRSSVPQPEKGRQKDAVDVAAAAAAALDGAVLHGMPPSPIVADLTQGVSVGDRAETTPTPTPVPAARAKQEKLGTEVPDLTKSPPAQPRDLPPRAEQLQLSGDITYALPSLDLLTRGGPGKARSAANDAVVASLTNVFTEFKVDAAVTGFTRGPTVTRYEVELGPAVKVERITALTKNIAYAVASPDVRIISPIPGKSAVGIEIPNTDREMVNLGDVLRLAESAEDDDPMLVAFGKDVEGGYVMHSLAKMPHMLVAGATGSGKSSCINCLITSVMMRATPEDVRMILVDPKRVELTAYEGIPHLITPIITNPKRAAEALQWVVREMDLRYDDLAAYGYRHIDDFNRAVREGKVTAPEGSERELQPYPYLLVIVDELADLMMVAPRDVEDAIVRITQLARAAGIHLVLATQRPSVDVVTGLIKANVPSRLAFATSSLADSRVILDQPGAEKLIGKGDGLFLPMGANKPTRMQGAFVTEEEIAGVVQHCKDQMAPVFRDDVTVGSKQKKEIDEDIGDDLDLLCQAAELVVSTQFGSTSMLQRKLRVGFAKAGRLMDLMESRNIVGPSEGSKARDVLVKPDELDGVLAVIRGESEG is encoded by the coding sequence ATGGCCTCACGTCCCTCCGCAGCCAAGAAGCAGCCCGCCAAGAAGGCTGCCGCTTCGGCGAAGGCTCCGACGAAGAAGGCCGCCGCGAAGAAGGCCCCCGCGAAGAAGGCGCCCGCCAAGAGGGCCCCGGCGAAGAAGGCCGCACCCAAGCCGGCGCCGAGCCCGACCGGGGGCATCTACCGACTCGTCCGCGCGATCTGGCTCGGCCTGGCGCACGCCGTCGGTGCCGTCTTCCGGGGCATAGGGCAGGGCGCCAAGAACCTCGACCCGGCCCACCGCAAGGACGGCATCGCGCTGCTGCTGCTCGCCCTCGCGCTGATCGTCGCCGCGGGCACCTGGTCCAACCTGCGAGGTCCCGTCGGCGACCTCGTCGAGATCCTGGTCACCGGCGCCTTCGGCCGACTGGACCTGCTCGTGCCGATCCTGCTCGCGGTGATCGCCGTGCGTTTCATCCGGCACCCCGAGCAGCCCGAGGCCAACGGCCGGATCGTCATCGGCCTGTCCGCGCTCCTCATCGGCGTCCTCGGCCAGGTCCACATCGCCTGCGGCTCGCCCGCCCGCAGCGCCGGCATGCAGGCCATACGGGACGCCGGCGGCCTCATCGGCTGGGGCGCGGCGACCCCGCTGACGTACGCCCTCGGCGAGATGCTCGCCGTACCGCTGCTGGTGCTGCTCACGATCTTCGGGCTGCTGGTCGTCACGGCCACCCCCGTCAACGCCATCCCGCAGCGGCTGCGGCTGCTCGGTGTGAAGCTCGGCATCGTCCGTGACGCCGAGGAGTACGAGGACGAGCTCAGCGAGGACGACGAGCGCTACGACGAACAGTGGCGCGAGGCGCTGCCCGCGCGGCCCCGCAGGCGCGGGCAGGCCCCGCAGGCGTACGACCCCGACAGCGCGGAGCAGGAGGCCCTCTCCCGGCGTCGCGGCCGCCCCGGGCGCTCGTCCGTGCCCCAGCCCGAGAAGGGGCGGCAGAAGGACGCCGTGGACGTCGCCGCGGCCGCCGCTGCCGCGCTCGACGGCGCAGTGCTGCACGGCATGCCGCCGTCGCCGATCGTCGCCGACCTCACCCAGGGCGTCAGCGTGGGCGACCGCGCGGAGACCACCCCGACCCCGACGCCGGTGCCGGCCGCGCGCGCCAAACAGGAGAAGCTCGGGACCGAGGTCCCCGACCTCACCAAGTCACCGCCCGCACAGCCGCGCGACCTGCCGCCGCGCGCCGAGCAGCTCCAGCTGTCCGGCGACATCACCTACGCCCTGCCGTCCCTCGACCTCCTCACGCGCGGGGGGCCGGGCAAGGCGCGCAGCGCCGCCAACGACGCCGTGGTGGCCTCGCTGACGAACGTCTTCACCGAGTTCAAGGTCGATGCCGCGGTCACCGGCTTCACCCGCGGACCGACGGTGACGCGCTACGAGGTCGAGCTCGGGCCCGCCGTGAAGGTCGAGCGGATCACCGCCCTCACCAAGAACATCGCGTACGCCGTCGCCAGCCCCGACGTGCGGATCATCAGCCCCATCCCCGGCAAGTCCGCCGTCGGCATCGAGATCCCGAACACCGACCGCGAGATGGTCAACCTCGGCGACGTGCTGCGGCTGGCCGAGTCCGCCGAGGACGACGACCCGATGCTGGTGGCGTTCGGCAAGGACGTCGAGGGCGGGTACGTCATGCACTCGCTGGCGAAGATGCCGCACATGCTCGTCGCCGGAGCCACCGGTTCCGGTAAGTCGTCGTGCATCAACTGCCTGATCACCTCGGTCATGATGCGGGCGACCCCGGAGGACGTCCGGATGATCCTGGTCGACCCCAAGCGCGTCGAGCTGACCGCCTACGAGGGCATTCCGCACCTGATCACGCCGATCATCACCAACCCGAAACGGGCCGCCGAGGCGCTCCAGTGGGTCGTACGGGAAATGGACCTCCGCTACGACGACCTGGCGGCGTACGGCTACCGGCACATCGACGACTTCAACCGTGCTGTACGCGAGGGCAAGGTCACGGCGCCCGAGGGCAGCGAGCGGGAGCTGCAGCCGTACCCCTACCTGCTGGTGATCGTCGACGAGCTCGCCGACCTGATGATGGTGGCGCCGCGGGACGTCGAGGACGCGATCGTGCGCATCACGCAGCTCGCGCGCGCGGCCGGTATCCACCTGGTGCTGGCCACGCAGCGGCCGTCGGTCGACGTCGTCACCGGTCTGATCAAGGCGAACGTGCCGTCGCGGCTGGCGTTCGCCACGTCGTCGCTGGCGGACTCGCGGGTCATCCTCGACCAGCCCGGTGCCGAGAAGCTGATCGGCAAGGGCGACGGGCTGTTCCTGCCGATGGGTGCGAACAAACCGACGCGTATGCAGGGCGCGTTCGTGACCGAGGAGGAGATCGCCGGCGTCGTCCAGCACTGCAAGGACCAGATGGCGCCGGTCTTCCGGGACGACGTCACCGTCGGCAGCAAGCAGAAGAAGGAGATCGACGAGGACATCGGCGACGACCTCGACCTGCTGTGCCAGGCGGCCGAGCTGGTCGTCTCCACGCAGTTCGGGTCGACGTCCATGCTCCAACGCAAGCTGCGCGTCGGCTTCGCCAAGGCCGGACGGCTGATGGACCTGATGGAGTCGCGCAACATCGTCGGGCCCAGCGAGGGGTCCAAGGCACGTGACGTTCTTGTGAAACCCGATGAGCTGGATGGCGTGCTCGCCGTCATCCGTGGGGAGTCTGAAGGGTAG
- a CDS encoding HAMP domain-containing protein, with protein MESGAATRGTKPRAKGGQSPSNRNGTTEVDTAALNRLLAALVSMRDGNFRKRLTVSGDGVMAEIAAVFNEVADRNMHLTGELSRVRRVVGREGKLTERLETAACEGSWAAAIDASNALVDDLVWPVSEVSRVLSAVAEGDLSPRMELRTNAPDGSGHPLRGEFLKVGRTVNNLVDQLSTFTDEVTRVASEVGTEGKLGGQAQVRGMSGSWKDLTESVNTMAYRLTAQVRDIALVTTAVAKGDLSRKVTVHVAGEMLELKETVNTMVDQLSAFSSEVTRVAREVGTEGELGGQAQVPGVAGVWKELTDSVNTMAGNLTAQVRGIAEVTTAVANGDLSRKVTVQARGEVAQLAETINQMTETLRIFADEVTRVANEVGAEGRLGGQANVPGAAGTWKDLTDSVNTVFRNLTTQVRDIAAVTTAVANGDLSQKVTVDVAGEMLELKNTVNGMVDQLSAFGSEVTRVAREIGHEGELGGQAQVPGAAGTWKDLTDSVNTAFRNLTGQVRNIAQVTTAVANGDLSQKVTVDVSGEMLQLKNTVNTMVDQLSSFADQVTTMAREVGTEGRLGGQARVEGVSGTWKELTDAVNSITGNLTAQVRQIAQVTTAVARGDLSQKITMDVRGEILELKNTVNTMVDQLSAFADQVTRVAREVGTEGRLGGQAQVPGVAGVWRDLTDSVNGMAGNLTAQMRQIAQVATAVARGDLSQKITVDARGEILELKNTLNTMVDQLSSFAEEVTRVAREVGTEGKLGGQAEVQGVSGTWKDLTQSVNFMANNLTVQVRSIAHVTTAVAKGDLSKKITVDAKGEILELVTTVNTMVDQLSSFADQVTRVAREVGTEGILGGQAHVPGVTGIWKDLSDNVNLMAKNLTVQVRNISQVAMAVANGDLTRTVTIEARGEVAQLADTFNTMVKTLSSFAEQVTKVAREVGTDGILGGQAHVPGVAGTWKDLTESVNQMASNLTGQVRNIAMVTTAIAKGDLTKKIDIDARGEILELKTTINTMVDQLSSFAEEVTRVAREVGTEGQLGGQARVRDVDGTWRDLTESVNEMAGNLTRQVRAIARVATAVTRGDLNLKIDVDASGEIQELQDYINKMIANLRDTTIANKEQDWLKGNLARISALMQGRRDLEDVASLIMSELTPVVSAQHGAFFLAMQPADTAGKDDQYELRMLGSYGYSMGSMPTSFRPGEALVGTAAQEKRTILVENAPSGYLKISSGLGEAPPAQVIVLPVLFEGKVLGVIELASFTPFTQIQKDFLNQIAEMIATSVNTISVNTKTEVLLKQSQELTEQLRERSAELENRQKALQASNAELEEKAELLAQQNRDIEVKNTEIEEARQVLEERAEQLAVSMRYKSEFLANMSHELRTPLNSLLILAKLLADNADGNLTPKQVEFAETIHGAGSDLLQLINDILDLSKVEAGKMDVSPTRIALVQLVDYVEATFRPLTAEKGLDLSVRVSPELPATLHTDEQRLLQVLRNLLSNAVKFTDSGSVELVIRPARDDVPQAIREQLLEAGSLTDADAELIAFSVTDTGIGIAGSKMRVIFEAFKQADGTTSRKYGGTGLGLSISREIAQLLGGEIHAQSEPGRGSTFTLYLPLHPSELPPHGYQQPSPSAPVARELAEWPELSEVTVETPAEVKSYHETQNGAAALFRRRRRSTPMAEHRALPQESWQAGETEAEAHPRAGVRFGGEKVLIVDDDIRNVFALTSVLEQHGLSVLYAENGREGIEVLEQHDDVAVVLMDIMMPEMDGYATTTAIRRMPQFAGLPIIALTAKAMKGDREKAIESGASDYVTKPVDPDHLLAVMEQWMQANEQ; from the coding sequence GTGGAGTCTGGCGCAGCGACGCGGGGCACGAAGCCGCGCGCGAAGGGCGGACAGTCCCCGAGCAATCGGAACGGGACCACTGAGGTGGACACGGCCGCCCTGAACCGGCTGCTGGCGGCTCTGGTCTCGATGCGGGACGGCAACTTCCGCAAGCGGCTCACGGTGTCCGGGGACGGCGTGATGGCGGAGATCGCCGCCGTCTTCAACGAGGTCGCCGACCGCAATATGCACCTTACGGGTGAGTTGTCGCGGGTGCGGCGCGTGGTGGGACGTGAGGGAAAACTCACCGAACGGCTGGAAACGGCGGCTTGTGAGGGGTCCTGGGCGGCCGCGATCGACGCCTCGAACGCGCTGGTCGACGATCTCGTGTGGCCGGTGTCCGAGGTCAGCCGGGTGCTGTCCGCGGTGGCCGAGGGCGATCTGTCGCCGCGCATGGAGCTGCGGACGAACGCGCCCGACGGGAGCGGGCATCCGCTGCGCGGGGAGTTCCTGAAGGTCGGGCGGACCGTCAACAACCTGGTCGACCAGCTGTCGACGTTCACCGACGAGGTCACGCGGGTGGCCAGTGAGGTGGGCACCGAGGGCAAGCTGGGCGGGCAGGCCCAGGTGCGCGGTATGTCCGGTTCATGGAAGGACCTGACGGAGTCCGTCAACACGATGGCCTACCGGCTGACCGCCCAGGTGCGGGACATCGCGCTGGTGACGACGGCGGTCGCGAAGGGCGATCTGTCCCGGAAGGTCACGGTTCATGTGGCCGGCGAGATGCTGGAGCTGAAGGAAACCGTCAACACGATGGTGGATCAGCTCTCCGCGTTCTCCTCGGAGGTGACCCGGGTCGCGCGCGAGGTGGGTACCGAGGGTGAGCTGGGCGGGCAGGCGCAGGTGCCCGGCGTGGCCGGTGTGTGGAAGGAGCTCACGGACTCCGTCAACACCATGGCCGGCAACCTCACCGCCCAGGTGCGTGGGATCGCCGAGGTCACGACGGCGGTCGCGAACGGTGACCTTTCCCGCAAGGTGACCGTGCAGGCGCGCGGTGAGGTCGCGCAGCTCGCCGAGACCATCAACCAGATGACCGAGACGCTGCGGATCTTCGCCGACGAGGTCACGCGCGTGGCCAACGAGGTCGGTGCGGAGGGGCGGCTCGGCGGGCAGGCGAACGTGCCGGGTGCGGCGGGCACCTGGAAGGACCTGACCGACTCCGTCAACACCGTGTTCCGGAACCTCACCACACAGGTGCGGGACATCGCCGCCGTGACGACGGCCGTCGCCAATGGTGACCTCTCGCAGAAGGTCACCGTGGACGTGGCCGGCGAGATGCTGGAGCTGAAGAACACCGTCAACGGCATGGTGGACCAGCTGTCCGCCTTCGGTTCCGAGGTGACGCGAGTCGCCCGGGAGATCGGTCACGAGGGTGAGCTGGGCGGTCAGGCGCAGGTGCCGGGCGCCGCGGGGACCTGGAAGGACCTGACGGACTCCGTCAACACGGCGTTCCGCAACCTCACCGGACAGGTGAGGAACATCGCCCAGGTGACGACGGCGGTCGCCAATGGTGACCTCTCGCAGAAGGTCACGGTGGACGTCTCCGGCGAGATGCTCCAGCTGAAGAACACCGTGAACACGATGGTGGACCAGCTGTCGTCGTTCGCCGACCAGGTCACGACGATGGCCCGGGAGGTGGGCACCGAGGGGCGGCTCGGCGGGCAGGCGCGCGTTGAGGGTGTCTCCGGTACGTGGAAGGAACTCACCGACGCCGTCAACTCCATCACGGGCAATCTGACCGCTCAGGTGCGGCAGATCGCCCAGGTGACGACTGCCGTGGCACGCGGCGACCTGTCGCAGAAGATCACCATGGATGTGCGCGGGGAGATCCTGGAGCTGAAGAACACCGTCAACACGATGGTGGACCAGCTCTCGGCCTTCGCCGACCAGGTGACGCGGGTGGCCCGCGAGGTGGGTACGGAGGGCCGGCTCGGCGGTCAGGCGCAGGTGCCCGGCGTGGCCGGTGTGTGGCGGGATCTGACGGACTCCGTGAACGGCATGGCCGGCAACCTGACGGCTCAGATGCGGCAGATCGCCCAGGTCGCCACAGCGGTGGCGCGAGGAGACCTGTCGCAGAAGATCACGGTGGACGCGCGCGGCGAGATCCTGGAGCTGAAGAACACGCTCAACACGATGGTGGACCAGCTGTCCTCGTTCGCCGAGGAGGTCACCAGGGTGGCCCGCGAGGTGGGCACCGAGGGCAAGCTGGGCGGCCAGGCCGAGGTGCAGGGTGTCTCCGGCACCTGGAAGGACCTCACCCAGTCCGTCAACTTCATGGCGAACAACCTCACCGTCCAGGTGCGCAGCATCGCCCACGTCACCACCGCCGTCGCCAAGGGCGACCTGTCGAAGAAGATCACCGTCGACGCCAAGGGCGAGATCCTCGAACTCGTCACCACCGTCAACACGATGGTCGACCAGCTGTCGTCCTTCGCCGACCAGGTGACCCGGGTCGCGCGCGAGGTGGGTACCGAGGGCATCCTGGGCGGCCAGGCGCATGTGCCGGGCGTCACGGGCATCTGGAAGGACCTCAGCGACAACGTCAACCTGATGGCCAAGAACCTCACCGTTCAGGTGAGGAACATCTCCCAGGTCGCGATGGCCGTCGCCAACGGTGACCTGACGCGCACGGTGACGATCGAGGCGCGCGGTGAGGTGGCTCAGCTCGCCGACACCTTCAACACCATGGTGAAGACGCTCAGTTCGTTCGCGGAGCAGGTCACCAAGGTGGCCCGTGAGGTGGGCACGGACGGCATCCTCGGTGGTCAGGCGCATGTGCCGGGCGTGGCCGGTACGTGGAAGGACCTCACCGAGTCGGTGAACCAGATGGCGTCCAACCTTACCGGTCAGGTGCGCAACATCGCCATGGTGACGACGGCGATCGCCAAGGGTGACCTGACGAAGAAGATCGACATCGACGCGCGCGGGGAGATCCTCGAACTCAAGACGACCATCAACACGATGGTCGACCAGCTGTCCTCGTTCGCCGAGGAGGTCACGCGCGTGGCCCGTGAGGTGGGCACGGAGGGCCAGCTGGGTGGCCAGGCGCGCGTGCGGGACGTCGACGGCACCTGGCGGGATCTGACGGAGTCCGTGAACGAGATGGCCGGGAACCTGACCCGGCAGGTGCGGGCCATCGCGCGCGTGGCGACCGCGGTGACCCGCGGCGACCTGAACCTGAAGATCGACGTGGACGCCTCCGGCGAGATCCAGGAGCTTCAGGACTACATCAACAAGATGATTGCCAACCTGCGCGACACCACGATCGCCAACAAGGAGCAGGACTGGCTCAAGGGCAACCTCGCCCGGATCTCCGCGCTGATGCAGGGCCGCCGGGACCTGGAGGACGTGGCCTCGCTGATCATGAGCGAGCTGACGCCGGTGGTCTCCGCCCAGCACGGGGCGTTCTTCCTGGCGATGCAGCCGGCCGACACAGCGGGCAAGGACGACCAGTACGAACTGCGGATGCTGGGCTCGTACGGCTACTCGATGGGCTCCATGCCGACGTCGTTCCGGCCCGGTGAGGCGCTGGTCGGCACGGCCGCCCAGGAGAAGCGCACGATCCTCGTGGAGAACGCGCCCAGCGGCTATCTGAAGATCTCCTCCGGGCTCGGCGAGGCGCCGCCCGCGCAGGTGATCGTGCTGCCGGTGCTGTTCGAGGGCAAGGTGCTCGGCGTGATCGAACTGGCCTCGTTCACGCCCTTCACGCAGATCCAGAAGGACTTCCTCAACCAGATCGCCGAGATGATCGCGACCAGCGTCAACACCATCTCCGTCAACACCAAGACGGAGGTGCTGCTGAAGCAGTCGCAGGAGCTGACCGAGCAACTGCGCGAGCGCTCCGCCGAGTTGGAGAACCGGCAGAAGGCCCTCCAGGCGTCCAACGCCGAACTGGAGGAGAAGGCCGAGCTGCTGGCCCAGCAGAACCGCGACATCGAGGTGAAGAACACCGAGATCGAGGAGGCGCGGCAGGTCCTGGAGGAGCGCGCCGAGCAGCTCGCGGTGTCGATGCGCTACAAGAGCGAGTTCCTGGCCAACATGTCGCACGAGTTGCGTACGCCGCTGAACTCGCTGCTCATCCTGGCCAAGCTGCTCGCCGACAACGCGGACGGCAATCTCACCCCGAAGCAGGTCGAGTTCGCCGAGACGATCCACGGGGCCGGCTCCGACCTGCTGCAGCTGATCAACGACATCCTGGACCTGTCGAAGGTCGAGGCGGGCAAGATGGACGTCTCACCGACGCGCATCGCGCTCGTCCAGCTCGTCGACTACGTGGAGGCCACATTCCGGCCGTTGACCGCGGAGAAGGGCCTGGACCTGTCCGTACGGGTGTCCCCGGAGCTGCCCGCCACGCTGCACACCGACGAGCAGCGCCTCCTGCAGGTGCTGCGCAACCTGCTCTCGAACGCGGTGAAGTTCACCGACTCGGGCTCGGTGGAGCTGGTCATCCGCCCCGCGCGCGACGACGTGCCGCAGGCGATCCGGGAGCAGCTGCTGGAGGCCGGTTCACTCACCGACGCGGACGCCGAGCTGATCGCGTTCTCGGTGACCGACACCGGGATCGGGATCGCGGGGAGCAAGATGCGGGTGATCTTCGAGGCGTTCAAGCAGGCGGACGGCACGACCAGCCGCAAGTACGGCGGTACGGGCCTCGGCCTGTCCATCTCGCGGGAGATCGCCCAACTGCTCGGCGGCGAGATCCACGCGCAGAGCGAGCCGGGCCGCGGCTCGACGTTCACGCTGTATCTGCCGCTGCACCCGAGCGAACTGCCCCCGCACGGCTACCAGCAGCCCTCGCCTTCGGCCCCGGTGGCCAGGGAACTCGCCGAGTGGCCCGAGCTGTCCGAGGTGACGGTCGAGACGCCGGCCGAGGTGAAGTCGTACCACGAGACCCAGAACGGCGCTGCCGCGCTCTTCCGGCGCCGCCGCAGGAGCACGCCCATGGCCGAGCACCGGGCCCTGCCGCAGGAGTCGTGGCAGGCCGGCGAGACGGAGGCGGAGGCACACCCGCGCGCGGGTGTCCGGTTCGGGGGTGAGAAGGTACTGATCGTCGACGACGACATCCGCAACGTCTTCGCGCTCACCAGCGTCCTTGAGCAGCACGGGCTGTCGGTGCTGTACGCCGAGAACGGCCGTGAGGGCATCGAGGTGCTGGAGCAGCACGACGACGTGGCGGTCGTCCTGATGGACATCATGATGCCCGAGATGGACGGGTATGCCACGACCACTGCGATTCGCCGGATGCCGCAGTTCGCCGGGCTGCCGATCATCGCGCTGACGGCCAAGGCGATGAAGGGCGACCGGGAGAAGGCGATCGAGTCGGGCGCGTCCGACTATGTGACGAAGCCGGTCGACCCCGATCACCTGTTGGCGGTGATGGAGCAGTGGATGCAGGCGAATGAACAGTAG
- a CDS encoding response regulator gives MVQKAKILLVDDRPENLLALEAILSALDQTLVRASSGEEALKALLTDDFAVILLDVQMPGMDGFETAAHIKRRERTRDIPIIFLTAINHGPHHTFRGYAAGAVDYISKPFDPWVLRAKVSVFVELYMKNCQLREQAALLRLQLEGGGKGAVGGKESAGLLAELSARLAAVEEQAEALSKQLDDESADAAAVATAAHLERKLTGLRRALDALEPGTGGAPSVPSQN, from the coding sequence ATGGTGCAGAAGGCCAAGATCCTCCTGGTCGATGACCGGCCGGAGAATCTGCTGGCGCTGGAGGCGATCCTCTCTGCGCTCGATCAGACGCTGGTGCGGGCATCGTCCGGGGAGGAAGCGCTCAAAGCACTACTCACGGACGATTTCGCGGTCATCCTGCTGGATGTCCAGATGCCGGGAATGGACGGTTTCGAAACCGCCGCGCACATCAAACGGCGGGAGCGGACCCGCGACATCCCGATCATCTTCCTCACCGCGATCAACCACGGCCCGCACCACACCTTCCGGGGCTACGCGGCCGGAGCGGTGGACTACATCTCCAAGCCGTTCGACCCGTGGGTGCTGCGCGCGAAGGTCTCCGTTTTCGTCGAGCTGTACATGAAGAACTGCCAGCTGCGCGAGCAGGCCGCGCTGCTGCGGCTCCAGTTGGAGGGCGGCGGCAAGGGCGCGGTCGGCGGCAAGGAGTCCGCCGGGCTGCTCGCCGAGCTGTCGGCGCGCCTCGCGGCCGTCGAAGAGCAGGCCGAAGCGCTCTCCAAGCAACTCGACGACGAGTCCGCGGACGCGGCGGCGGTGGCCACGGCGGCTCACCTGGAGCGCAAACTCACGGGGTTGCGGCGGGCGCTGGACGCGCTGGAGCCGGGCACCGGCGGGGCTCCCTCGGTGCCGTCGCAGAACTGA